The DNA sequence CCTTGTGTGCTAGCTTCACGCGATGAGGTTACTTCTCTCTGGCTCCAACATGTTGTTGAACTCTTCTTGTTCATTTTCTAGTCGCCAAGTCTCCAGTGGTTGCTATGTCGATGTTTGTATATTAATTTGCTGCTTCCCgagaatatattgaaaataaagaaatccccaacaACTTCCAGGTAGCAAGCGCGCATAATTTTGATTGAACATcgaataaaaatacataaaaaggtAGCTGTTTGAATCCCAATCCAGGACTTGAGTGGTTAAGCTTGATTTACTAGATGTACATCTTGCTACAAAAACCCTTCGGCTGTGTTCAGGTCATCCAATACCTCTGACTTAACCTCTTCTGGCAGTGGGGCAGATGGGCCTGCCTTCGAGTAGAAGCTGGCTAACGATCTAATTGCTTTCTCTAGCACAACATATGATTCCTACAGGTGAATCCACAGCATTGAAATTCGTTAGTAATCATCcaactaaaacataaaagataacCTTGTGCATTCCAAGTCATACAAGTTATTTCAAAGGTACCTCTTGAACCACAGTTTGTTGTCCCCTCCAACTGCTCAAATACTCTCGAATTGACTCCTTTGCTGCATCTGCAGTGCGTCTGAACTTAGCGATATCCTGGGGGTCTTCCTTTAAGGACTCGCGCAGTGTCTTCACAACCTCTCTCGCTGACTTCAAGTACGCCTTTGGTAACACTTTACCGGACTTGGTCTTTTCATTAGGATCAAACAATGATTTCAGGGCACCAGTAATCCCCGCATCCTCTTCCTCTCGGCCATTTGACTCATCTTCAGCCCAAACAACTGATGGTGTCAAGCCATAGTTTATGGTCAGAGTGGTAAGGAATGATGCACCAGTACACACTATGATATGCCGGCGACTTGAAGGAGCTGGTTGAGGGGATAGCACAGGATGACACCTTAATTGTGTTTTACCTGTTAtgttaaagaaagaaatgaggcAATGAATGCTCAACATGCAAAGCAGTGCAGGCGGAGGCACGAGTCTACACAATGTGTCAATGAATTTCATGAACTAAGATACAAGATAGGAATAACGACCGATATGCAATGCAGGTATATAGTTTATCAGTGAAGAAACTGTTGCAGGCTACATTTTAAGCAATGCAATCCCGGAATCATCTTCTTCTACAACATCTGTACTTCTAGAAGGAAAAACAGTAAATACTCTTATCTTCTCAAGCTCACCATTCAGCTTGAATAATTGTCGATGAAGGGCAGAGAACCGAGCCCCCTTCATCCAAGCCACTCACCGCAtgaattgaagaaaaagaacagaCACATTACTTACACTCATTGTCAGGTTTCCAGATATTCTCTGTTCTTTTGTAGATTATGGTGGGGCTGGGGCAAGTCTTTACTGCAAGAAAAGCTTCCATCTTTGTTCGCAAAAATCATCAAAGTTGAGTGTAGCAGCAACTGCTTGAATCGTGCAGCTACCCCATACTAGACTAATTCCACCTTTACCAACACCTAAACGCATCCATATGTACGCATATATCAAAGTTGGAAACACCAAAAAAGGAAGTAAAATCAAGAATGCAATGAAGTTTTACAGACAGCAGATGCAGAACAAAAAAACAGCACCCAATTTAGAGATTTTGAGAGGCGAGCAGTGAACTGCCAAGACACATAATAAATTGATGCaaagtataaataaatcaagACAGAAAACAATGAATAAGTTGGTGTTTCGGGAAATAGACTCCATGCCTCACCTGATAATGTCTGCGCTTTACAACATCTCTGCCTCAGCTTCTCTTCCAAATGGTTGGATTTTATCCGCACGAAACTCGaagtaattttcataaaacattagGGGTAGAATAGTCAGTCTGGCCACATGACTAGAATTACATAAGGCCCTTGACTTTTGCATAAGGTGCCAACTTCAACAGATCCAACGGCTGTGGCATCGTGAGTAGATCTCCATCGCAG is a window from the Juglans regia cultivar Chandler chromosome 7, Walnut 2.0, whole genome shotgun sequence genome containing:
- the LOC108989151 gene encoding photosystem II D1 precursor processing protein PSB27-H2, chloroplastic-like, with the translated sequence MEAFLAVKTCPSPTIIYKRTENIWKPDNECKTQLRCHPVLSPQPAPSSRRHIIVCTGASFLTTLTINYGLTPSVVWAEDESNGREEEDAGITGALKSLFDPNEKTKSGKVLPKAYLKSAREVVKTLRESLKEDPQDIAKFRRTADAAKESIREYLSSWRGQQTVVQEESYVVLEKAIRSLASFYSKAGPSAPLPEEVKSEVLDDLNTAEGFL